In Quercus robur chromosome 11, dhQueRobu3.1, whole genome shotgun sequence, the following proteins share a genomic window:
- the LOC126706598 gene encoding 3-oxo-Delta(4,5)-steroid 5-beta-reductase-like — protein sequence MSWWWAGAIGAAKKKSNNSDAPPRYKSVALIIGVTGIVGNSLAEILPLSDTPGGLWKVYGVARRPRPAWTSSNYPVEYIQCDILDAQQSHAKLSKLTDVTHVFYVTWANMHEEAENCKVNADMLRNVLNAIIPNAPNLQHICLQTGRKHYIGPFDLFGKIKSHEPPFHEDLLRLEVPNFYYSLEDVLFEEVKKKEGLNWSIHRPGTVFGFSPYSLMNIVGSLCVYAAICKHEGTVLRFPGSRAAWEGYCDASDADLVAEHQIWAAVDPNAKNEAFNCSNGDVFKWKHLWKVLAEQFGVQCGEFDEKFKLSLQEMMKNKGPVWEEIVREKGLVPTKLEDVGAWWFVDVVLGSQTLLDSMNKSKEYGFVGFRNSKTSFHYWICRMRTHGIVP from the exons ATGAGCTGGTGGTGGGCTGGAGCAATAGGTGCTGCAAAG AAAAAAAGCAACAACAGTGATGCGCCACCACGGTACAAGAGCGTGGCTCTAATCATTGGTGTGACTGGCATAGTTGGCAATAGCCTTGCCGAGATCCTGCCACTCTCTGATACTCCTGGTGGGCTGTGGAAGGTCTATGGCGTGGCTCGACGCCCCCGCCCTGCCTGGACTTCTTCTAACTACCCTGTTGAGTACATCCAGTGTGACATATTGGATGCCCAACAATCCCATGCCAAGCTCTCAAAACTCACGGATGTCACACACGTTTTCTACGTGACATGGGCCAATATGCATGAGGAAGCTGAAAACTGTAAGGTCAATGCTGACATGTTGCGCAATGTTCTCAATGCTATCATCCCAAATGCACCAAATTTGCAACATATTTGCTTGCAAACTGGTAGAAAACACTATATTGGCCCTTTCGATTTGTTTGGGAAAATTAAGTCCCATGAACCTCCGTTTCATGAAGATCTTTTAAGATTGGAAGTACCCAATTTTTACTATTCGCTGGAAGATGTTTTGTTTGAGGAGGTGAAAAAGAAGGAGGGTTTGAATTGGTCAATTCATAGGCCTGGAACGGTATTTGGGTTTTCACCTTATAGTTTGATGAACATTGTTGGGAGTTTATGCGTTTATGCCGCGATTTGTAAACATGAGGGCACAGTATTGAGGTTTCCGGGGAGTCGTGCAGCGTGGGAAGGGTATTGTGATGCCTCAGATGCAGATTTGGTTGCTGAGCATCAGATATGGGCGGCAGTGGATCCTAACGCGAAGAATGAGGCATTTAATTGTAGCAATGGGGATGTGTTCAAGTGGAAGCACTTATGGAAGGTTTTGGCAGAACAGTTTGGAGTGCAGTGTGGGGAATTTGATGAGAAGTTTAAATTGAGCTTGCAAGAGATGATGAAGAATAAGGGTCCAGTGTGGGAGGAGATCGTGAGGGAGAAGGGCTTGGTGCCTACAAAATTGGAAGATGTTGGGGCTTGGTGGTTTGTTGATGTGGTTCTTGGGAGTCAGACACTTTTGGATAGCATGAACAAGAGCAAAGAGTATGGATTTGTGGGGTTCAGGAACTCAAAGACATCGTTCCATTATTGGATTTGTAGGATGAGAACTCACGGAATCGTTCCATAG